In Juglans microcarpa x Juglans regia isolate MS1-56 chromosome 8D, Jm3101_v1.0, whole genome shotgun sequence, the following are encoded in one genomic region:
- the LOC121241974 gene encoding NAC domain-containing protein 86-like, whose protein sequence is MAPVGLPPGFRFHPTDEELVNYYLKRKINGQEIELDIIPEVDLYKCEPWELAEKSFLPSRDPEWYFFGPRDRKYPNGFRTNRATRAGYWKSTGKDRRVTCQNRPIGMKKTLVYYRGRAPQGIRTDWVMHEYRLDDKEFEDTSGIQDTYALCRVFKKNGIICSEIEDQQGQCNLSLLESSQGVVNEYETMSPDVTMASSSCVDEEDKDDSWMQFITDDAWCSSNAAAMAIGGGGGEEVSRMQQAFTN, encoded by the exons ATGGCACCCGTCGGACTTCCTCCAGGTTTTAGGTTCCATCCCACCGACGAAGAGCTCGTGAATTAttatctcaagagaaaaatcaaCGGCCAAGAAATCGAACTCGACATTATTCCTGAGGTCGATCTCTACAAATGTGAACCATGGGAGTTAGCAG aaaaatcatttttgccAAGTAGAGATCCGGAGTGGTACTTCTTTGGACCCCGAGATAGAAAATACCCAAATGGATTCAGAACAAACAGAGCAACTCGAGCTGGATATTGGAAATCCACAGGAAAGGACAGGAGGGTTACATGCCAGAACCGACCCATTGGAATGAAGAAGACGTTGGTTTACTACAGAGGGAGAGCTCCTCAGGGGATTAGAACTGATTGGGTAATGCATGAATATCGCCTCGACGACAAGGAGTTCGAGGACACCTCCGGAATTCAG GACACATATGCACTTTGTCGAGTGTTCAAGAAAAATGGAATTATCTGCTCTGAAATTGAAGATCAGCAAGGGCAATGTAATTTATCATTACTTGAGAGCTCCCAAGGTGTGGTCAATGAATATGAAACCATGTCCCCAGATGTTACCATGGCATCATCATCATGCGTGGATGAGGAAGACAAAGATGATTCGTGGATGCAGTTCATCACAGACGATGCGTGGTGTTCTTCTAATGCGGCGGCTATGGCTATTGGCGGCGGTGGTGGTGAAGAAGTCTCTCGCATGCAGCAGGCATTCACAAACTAA
- the LOC121243082 gene encoding pentatricopeptide repeat-containing protein At3g16610 translates to MKWGARRLCRFSNRRGLLTNCHAQRSSLKSLPNEAIFLEAAFQTTAKYYTCLLEACIRSKSLSQGKKIHQILLKNSTHFADSTVLEKLTHLYIECDEVELARRVFDKISNPTVIIWNLMIRAHAWHGPFEEAIRLYYRMFDRGVRPTKFTFPFVLKACSGLQAMEVGREVHDHAKELGLDSDVFVCTALIDMYAKSGDLGEAQKVFSTMSHRDVVAWNAMIAGFSLHGLYDDTIRLVVDMQKAGTSPNSSTIVTILPTVGQANALHQGKAMHAYSMRRNFCNGVVLETGLLDMYGRCHCISYARKIFDMMGIKNEVCWSAMIGAYVICDSMMEALALYDEMVHQSVINATPVTLAIVLQACASLTDFSRGRRLHCYAVKSGLELDTMVGNTFLSMYAKCGVIDDALRFFNHMVCKDTISYGAIMSGCMQNGYAEEVLRIFHRMQLSGIDPDLATMLGVLPAFSHLAALQHGACGHGYSIVHGFVAETSICNALIDMYSKCGKIDIARQVFDRMDTQDIISWNSMIAGYGIHGLGMEALSLFNDLLEMGLKPDYVTFIALLSACSHSGRVTEGKYWFKTMSRDFNIVPRIEHYICMVDLLGRAGLLDEAHSFIRTMSFEPDVRLWGALLAACRIHKNIELGEEVSKKIQGIGPESTGNFVLLSNMYSAVGRWDDAAYVRIMQKDRGFKKSPGCSWVEINGVIHAFVGGDRSHPQSAWINRKLEELLVEMKRLGYRAESSFVLHDVEEEEKERILLYHSEKLAIAFGILSLSPNKSILVTKNLRICVDCHTAIKYITLITKREITVRDASRFHHFRNGICNCGDYW, encoded by the coding sequence atgaagtggGGAGCAAGGCGTCTCTGCAGATTTAGCAATAGGAGGGGATTGCTAACCAATTGCCATGCCCAACGTAGTTCTCTGAAATCTCTCCCTAACGAAGCTATTTTTCTAGAAGCAGCTTTTCAAACAACAGCCAAATACTATACATGCCTCCTCGAAGCTTGCATCCGATCGAAGTCGCTCTCCCAAGGCaagaaaattcatcaaattctCCTCAAGAACAGCACCCATTTCGCAGATTCCACTGTACTCGAGAAACTTACCCATTTGTACATTGAATGTGACGAAGTCGAACTTGCGCGCCGCGTGTTCGATAAAATTTCTAATCCGACTGTTATTATATGGAACCTTATGATAAGAGCTCATGCGTGGCATGGGCCCTTTGAAGAAGCCATCCGTTTGTACTATCGGATGTTTGATAGAGGTGTTAGACCGACCAAATTCACGTTCCCGTTTGTTCTCAAAGCTTGTTCCGGTCTGCAAGCTATGGAAGTGGGAAGAGAGGTGCATGATCATGCGAAAGAACTTGGGCTTGATTCCGATGTCTTTGTCTGCACTGCTTTGATTGATATGTATGCTAAGTCTGGAGATTTAGGTGAGGCGCAAAAAGTTTTTAGTACTATGTCGCATAGGGATGTTGTAGCATGGAATGCTATGATTGCTGGGTTTTCGCTTCATGGACTTTATGATGATACCATACGGTTGGTTGTGGATATGCAGAAAGCGGGAACAAGCCCCAACTCTTCAACGATAGTAACAATTCTTCCGACGGTTGGACAAGCTAATGCTTTGCACCAAGGGAAGGCCATGCATGCCTACTCTATGAGGAGGAACTTTTGTAACGGTGTGGTGCTTGAAACTGGGCTTTTGGATATGTATGGTAGATGTCACTGCATATCCTATGCTAGAAAAATATTTGACATGATGGGTATCAAGAATGAGGTTTGTTGGAGTGCTATGATTGGAGCATATGTTATATGTGATTCTATGATGGAGGCATTGGCATTATATGACGAGATGGTGCATCAAAGTGTGATAAATGCAACTCCAGTCACTCTTGCGATTGTACTTCAAGCTTGCGCAAGCCTAACCGATTTCAGCAGAGGAAGACGCTTACATTGTTACGCAGTCAAATCAGGGTTAGAGTTGGATACAATGGTAGGTAATACCTTTCTTTCAATGTATGCAAAGTGTGGGGTTATAGATGATGCACTCAGGTTCTTTAACCACATGGTTTGTAAAGATACTATTTCCTATGGTGCTATTATGTCAGGGTGCATGCAGAATGGTTATGCAGAGGAGGTTTTAAGAATTTTTCACCGAATGCAGTTATCTGGGATTGACCCTGACCTCGCAACCATGTTGGGTGTTCTCCCAGCTTTTTCACATTTGGCTGCTCTCCAACATGGGGCCTGTGGCCATGGTTACTCGATTGTTCATGGCTTTGTAGCTGAGACATCAATCTGCAATGCGCTTATTGATATGTACTCAAAGTGCGGGAAGATAGATATAGCTAGGCAGGTTTTTGATAGGATGGATACCCAAGATATTATCTCATGGAATTCAATGATAGCTGGTTATGGTATCCATGGTCTTGGCATGGAAGCCCTTTCACTGTTCAATGACCTTTTAGAAATGGGTTTAAAGCCAGATTATGTGACTTTCATTGCTCTTTTATCTGCTTGCAGTCATTCAGGACGAGTTACAGAAGGGAAATACTGGTTTAAGACCATGAGTCGTGATTTCAACATTGTACCAAGGATTGAGCATTATATTTGCATGGTTGATCTTCTCGGTCGGGCTGGTCTTTTGGATGAGGCGCACAGTTTCATTAGAACAATGTCATTCGAACCTGATGTTCGTTTATGGGGTGCTCTGCTTGCGGCATGTAGGATCCACAAGAATATTGAACTTGGGGAAGAAGTATCAAAGAAGATTCAAGGAATAGGACCTGAAAGTACTGGAAACTTTGTCCTCTTATCTAATATGTACAGTGCTGTTGGAAGATGGGATGATGCAGCCTATGTTAGAATCATGCAGAAGGACAGGGGCTTTAAGAAAAGCCCAGGCTGCAGTTGGGTTGAGATAAATGGGGTTATTCATGCATTTGTTGGTGGAGATCGATCCCACCCACAATCAGCATGGATAAACAGGAAGTTAGAGGAATTGCTTGTGGAAATGAAAAGGTTGGGATATCGTGCAGAATCTAGTTTTGTTCTCCACGATGTTGAAGAAGAGGAGAAGGAAAGGATTCTCCTTTATCACAGCGAGAAACTAGCCATTGCATTTGGAATTCTTAGCTTGAGTCCCAACAAGTCCATTCTAGTTACAAAGAATTTGCGTATTTGTGTAGACTGCCATACtgccataaaatatattactctcataacaaagagagagataacCGTTAGAGATGCAAGTCGATTCCATCATTTCAGGAATGGAATCTGCAACTGTGGTGATTACTGGTGA
- the LOC121243083 gene encoding ubiquitin-fold modifier-conjugating enzyme 1 gives MEGWDPNTKSTLTQIPLLTTKAGPRDGAAWTQRLKEEYKSLIAYTQMNKSNDNDWFRISAANPEGTRWTGKCWYVHNLLKYEFDLQFDIPITYPSTAPELELPQLDGKTQKMYRGGKICLTVHFKPLWAKNCPRFGIAHALCLGLAPWLAAEVPILVDSGMIKHKDDATSSSET, from the exons ATGGAGGGTTGGGACCCCAACACCAAATCCACACTGACCCAAATCCCTCTTCTGACGACGAAAGCTGGGCCAAGGGACGGAGCGGCATGGACGCAGAGGCTGAAGGAGGAGTACAAGTCTCTGATCGCCTACACCCAGATGAATAAGTCTAATGACAATGATTGGTTCCGGATCTCCGCGGCCAATCCCGAGGGGACTCGTTGGACCGGCAAATGCTGGTATGTCCACAACCTCCTCAAGTACGAGTTCGACCTCCAATTCGATATCCCCATCACTTACCCCTCCACCGCCCCCGAGCTCGAGCTCCCCCAGCTCGACGGCAAGACCCAGAAG ATGTATAGAGGGGGGAAGATCTGCTTGACCGTGCATTTCAAGCCGCTTTGGGCAAAGAACTG TCCCAGGTTTGGCATAGCGCATGCACTCTGCTTGGGTCTTGCACCGTGGCTTGCTGCAGAGGTTCCCATTCTTGTGGATTCTGGTATGATTAAGCACAAGGATGATGCAACCTCATCCAGTGAAACTTAG
- the LOC121242976 gene encoding LOW QUALITY PROTEIN: probable beta-1,4-xylosyltransferase IRX9H (The sequence of the model RefSeq protein was modified relative to this genomic sequence to represent the inferred CDS: deleted 2 bases in 1 codon): protein MASIRRTLSPYHDRPYQNGEDPYSPKLFPSSKYSSPLQDFAARFRRFLGYPPRKGQHGWRRAFYRCLFFFFLGFLLGLVPFGHLDGDDIRAHSHDFFEIKPPLLNVHQNDLFLAHQREASDDRVLVGEVSLGRERSDLVPRKQLIVVTPTYGRALQAYFLNRLGQVLLLVPPPLLWIVVETKAASMETAEILRKTGVMYRHLVCAHNSTHVKDRGVHQRNTALDHIERHRLDGIVYFADDDNIYSLDLFQSLREISRFGTWPVAMVEQSKNKAILEGPVCNGSQVVGWHTNEKSKRLRRFHVDMSGFAFNSTILWDPKRWRRPTSVPIRQLDTVKEGFQETTFMQQVVEDETQMEGTPPGCSRIINWHLHMEARHIAYPRRWLLQKNLNVVLPIN, encoded by the exons ATGGCGTCAATTCGACGGACGTTATCGCCCTATCACGATCGCCCGTACCAGAACGGCGAGGATCCCTACTCTCCAAAGCTATTTCCCAGCTCCAAATATTCGTCTCCGTTGCAGGACTTCGCGGCTCGTTTCCGCCGATTCCTCGGGTATCCGCCGCGGAAAGGCCAGCACGGCTGGAGACGAGCGTTCTACAGgtgtttgttcttcttcttcttgggttTCTTGCTGGGTTTGGTGCCCTTCGGCCACTTAGACGGCGACGACATTCGGGCCCACAGCCACGACTTCTTTGAGATCAAGCCCCCGCTCCTCAACGTTCACCAAAACGACCTATTCTTGGCCCACCAGCGCGAGGCCTCCGACGATCGTGTCTTGGTGGGCGAAGTGAGCTTGGGGAGAGAG AGGTCCGATTTGGTGCCCCGGAAGCAGCTGATTGTGGTGACGCCTACGTATGGCCGGGCGCTCCAGGCGTACTTCTTGAACCGGCTGGGTCAGGTGCTTCTGCTCGTGCCTCCGCCGCTCCTGTGGATTGTGGTGGAGACGAAGGCGGCGTCGATGGAGACCGCCGAGATACTGAGGAAAACGGGAGTTATGTACAGGCACTTGGTGTGCGCTCACAACTCCACCCATGTCAAGGACAGGGGTGTGCATCAGAGGAACACGGCCTTGGATCACATTGAGCGCCATAGACTCGATGGCATCGTTTACTTTGCCGACGACGATAACATCTATTCCCTCGATTTGTTCCAGAGCTTGAGAGAAATTAG CCGGTTTGGCACTTGGCCTGTTGCTATGGTTGAACAAAGCAAAAACAAGGCCATATTGGAAGGCCCAGTATGCAATGGAAGTCAAGTAGTTGGATGGCACACAAATGAGAAAAGTAAGAGACTTCGGAGGTTTCACGTTGATATGTCAGGATTTGCATTCAACAGTACGATCTTGTGGGATCCAAAGAGATGGCGACGCCCCACCTCAGTTCCAATTCGACAGTTGGACACAGTCAAGGAGGGTTTCCAG GAAACCACATTTATGCAGCAAGTGGTGGAAGATGAAACTCAAATGGAAGGTACACCACCCGGTTGTTCAAGGATAATAAACTGGCATCTTCATATGGAAGCCCGACATATCGCTTACCCTAGACGCTGGCTGCTTCAGAAAAACCTCAATGTTGTCCTCCCAATTAATTGA